A window from Triticum aestivum cultivar Chinese Spring chromosome 6D, IWGSC CS RefSeq v2.1, whole genome shotgun sequence encodes these proteins:
- the LOC123141741 gene encoding uncharacterized protein isoform X1, with amino-acid sequence MENHRDDGFASSAASLEGIRGLAAGEDPIHVETMTPTQTYQEWLAPSRARAGARSPGLRLKNRKLQRSMLSGDESMEMMMRGVNGDPCDFLTKPPGNDGMHNIRRPVKERSLNAAVNAAPANTDPRSSQDGKSRKRPTEVDHSDAGGFGSRTAKKITAEKHALLHKVANNRIIGTEVLSLCKLSEMILVIEDMEEQKTIYAQYVYE; translated from the exons ATGGAGAACCACCGTGACGACGGCTTCGCTTCCAGCGCTGCTTCCCTCGAGGGGATTAGGGGGCTCGCCGCGGGTGAAGACCCCATCCACGTCGAAACCATGACCCCGACACAAACATATCAAG AGTGGCTTGCCCCATCAcgtgcacgcgctggcgcccggaGCCCAGGACTCCGGCTGAAGAACAGGAAACTTCAAAGGAGCA TGTTATCTGGCGACGAGAGCATGGAGATGATGATGAGAGGGGTCAACGGAGACCCGTGCGATTTCCTGACCAAGCCCCCGGGCAACGACGGGATGCACAACATCCGCCGTCCTGTCAAGGAGCGAAGCCTCAACGCTGCCGTCAACGCCGCCCCCGCAAACACCGATCCTCGCTCCAGCCAGGATGGCAAATCGAGGAAGAGGCCAACGGAAGTGGACCACTCCGACGCGGGGGGCTTCGGTAGCAGGACTGCCAAGAAGATCACTGCAGAGAAGCATGCATTACTTCACAAAGTGGCCAACAACCGGATCATTGGAACAGAAG TGCTATCTTTGTGCAAGCTAAGTGAGATGATACTTGTCATTGAGGACATGGAGGAACAGAAGACAATCTATGCACAATATGTTTATGAGTAG
- the LOC123141741 gene encoding uncharacterized protein isoform X2: MENHRDDGFASSAASLEGIRGLAAGEDPIHVETMTPTQTYQVLSGDESMEMMMRGVNGDPCDFLTKPPGNDGMHNIRRPVKERSLNAAVNAAPANTDPRSSQDGKSRKRPTEVDHSDAGGFGSRTAKKITAEKHALLHKVANNRIIGTEVLSLCKLSEMILVIEDMEEQKTIYAQYVYE, encoded by the exons ATGGAGAACCACCGTGACGACGGCTTCGCTTCCAGCGCTGCTTCCCTCGAGGGGATTAGGGGGCTCGCCGCGGGTGAAGACCCCATCCACGTCGAAACCATGACCCCGACACAAACATATCAAG TGTTATCTGGCGACGAGAGCATGGAGATGATGATGAGAGGGGTCAACGGAGACCCGTGCGATTTCCTGACCAAGCCCCCGGGCAACGACGGGATGCACAACATCCGCCGTCCTGTCAAGGAGCGAAGCCTCAACGCTGCCGTCAACGCCGCCCCCGCAAACACCGATCCTCGCTCCAGCCAGGATGGCAAATCGAGGAAGAGGCCAACGGAAGTGGACCACTCCGACGCGGGGGGCTTCGGTAGCAGGACTGCCAAGAAGATCACTGCAGAGAAGCATGCATTACTTCACAAAGTGGCCAACAACCGGATCATTGGAACAGAAG TGCTATCTTTGTGCAAGCTAAGTGAGATGATACTTGTCATTGAGGACATGGAGGAACAGAAGACAATCTATGCACAATATGTTTATGAGTAG